CAGCACGTAATGGTTGGATTAATTGTAACTTTCTTGACATAAATACTTCTATAAGAACAAACACAATAATAATGGTGTATCTTCCTTTTAGGAGTTGTTTTTACCAGCTATATTGTGCACCTTTAGGCAATTATAGAAAAATTCTCATAAACGAAACCCCCCTGTTTCACTACTCCTACTAATTTCCTCATGTCGGGATAAACAAGGAAAACTTCTTAGTGGAGGATGAAACAAGGGGTATCGTAGCTTTACTGTTCTTTGTTCTTTTACAGGAAGTTTAGTGTTAGCAGTCTACTAATTCTGGTGTTTGGTTAAGAATTTGACTCTTAATGGAAATAAAATCTTGGTAAGCAGCAGAATCTAATCTATTTGGGTGAAAGACAGCAACGCTGTGACAATTCTGAAATGCCAATTTGATACCAAAATAACGCTCAACTGCTCCACGTATAGCATCTCCACCCATCATCCGCAATAATTGAGCGCGTGCTTTCTCACTTGGTGGTGCTACAGCATGATTAGCCCATTCTTCTCCTCTTGCCAAACGTTCAGCCAAACCCTCAACCACACTCCAAGCATAAGGTAACGACTCTCTAATGGTGGCTACAAAATCTGCTTCGTTAACTTGACCTGCTTTTGCTTGTTCAATGAGATGCACACTCACGTTTAGAGACATATATCTTTCCTTTGGTGAACATTCGAGTCAACTGTGAGTCAATTCCTGAACATAATAATCATTATCGATCAGGATATTGACATCATCGCAAAGAAAAGTAACATTCCACAAAAAAGATTAATGCCCTTGGCAAAAAATTTAACATTATAATGATGGCTGCCTGAAAACTTTGTGGCTATGCCTACGGCACGCACTCGCGTTCAGGCTAGGGATGCTTGAAAATAGAATTCAGCAATTCCTTTATTTATTCCCAAAACCTTGACCACGCTTCGTTTTTGACCAAACAAACAACTCACCATTTTCACCACCTGCAGCAAGTTGGTTACCTTGGGGATGCCAAGCGAGTGTTGAAAACCCGGATGAAACACCTGTAAGAATTTGAGAGACTTCCTTTGCTTTTTTCCACAGACAAATCCAGCCATCAGCAGCAGCGGAAGCAAGCAGAAAGCTTTTAGGTGCAAAGGCGATCGCCTGAATGATATCAACATGATTCGTTAAGACTGTTGCTTCCCAACCCAAGGAGTCATCCGCCTGCTTCTCCCACACAACAATACCATCAACACTGGAACAGGCGACCAGAGGTGCACCTTGTTGAGTCGCTAATTCTGACCATGCAATTTGGCGAATTTTGCCAGGAAAACCTTGCATAAGCCAAGGTTGGGCTTCGCCGTCAGAGGATAACATCTGCGATTCCACAACAGTAATGCTACGATCCATATTACCAGAGGCAAGGTATTTCCCATCCGGCGACCAAGCTATTGCTACACTGACAGAAGGTATATCTAGGATGTACGGGTCTTCATCCCAGTTTTGAGAGTCCCATATCTTGACTCCCAGGTAACCGCCAATGGCTAAGTACTCTCCATCGTCACGCCAATCAATACCCAAAACCGACGAGGCATCAAAATTCAAGGTGACGACTATTTCACGAGTATCAGCATTCCATACTTGAACATAACGCCCTAAGCTGAAAGCGAGATGATTGTCCGTCGGACTCCATGCTAGCTTATCAACCCACGCGGGAGAATTTTCTAAAGTGGCGATTAATTCGCTTTCTCGCCAAATTTTTACCTTTCCATCTTGTCCGCCAACGGCTAAAAATTGTCCATCTTTGGAAAAGGCGGCACAATTTACTGATTCACCTTTACCAGTTTGTAAAGTTGTCAGATCACCATCTTGCCACAGCACAACTTCACCAGCAGCAGAAGTTGCTGCTAGAGTTGTACCTTTTGGGGACCAGGCGATCGCTGTAACATAATCCGAAAGCGTCCCCGAATATTGCTGTTCAAATTGCTTGGAGTTGAGGGTTGGGCGGTTCATGGTTGTGTATGGAAGATTAGGGGGATGAGGAAGATTATGAGGGAAGGAGGGAGGAAAGGATATTTTTCCTCACTTTCTCACGAATGGACTCCCTCATCTTTTCTTCACGCCAAGCAAGCGAGAAAATCTTGTTTGAGTTGGGCTTCGTCCAAGTTCCGACCGATGAAAACCAGTTCGTTTTTGCGGGTTTCACCTTCTTTCCAAGGACGATCCGGTTTTCCGTCAAATAACATATGTACCCCTTGGAATACAAAACGGTTATCTTCCCCAGCAATATTCAAAATACCTTTCATACGGAAGATATCTGGTCCTTGGGTACGCAGTAACTCTCCCATCCAATCATTTAACTTGTCGCCATTGAGTGCGCCTTCTGCTACCAAAGCTACAGAGAAAACAGTTTCGTCATGTTGATGCGCGTCTTCACCCAGAAATTCTGGATCAATTTCTAAGGCGCGGTTAAGGTCAAAAGCTTTCACACCCAACAAAGCATCCATTGATACCTCAGATTCACGGGTACGGTAAATTTTAGCCATAGCATTCATCCCCCGAATCCGTTTTTCTAGCTCATCAAGCTGTTCTGGTGGCACTAAATCGGTTTTATTTAATAAAATCACATCGGCAAAGGCAATCTGTTCTTGTGCTTCATCGGCATCCCAGTGCTGCCATATATGCTTAGCATCCACCACCGTCACCACAGCATCTAACTCTAGCTGTTCGCGCATATCTTCATCCATAAAAAAGGTCTGAATCACTGGCGCGGGGTCAGCTAAACCTGTGGTTTCTATGACTAAGTGGTCAAATTTATGACGACGCTTCATCAAATTACCGATGATACGAATTAAATCGCCACGCACTGTACAACAGATGCAGCCGTTGTTCATTTCAAAGATTTCTTCATCCGTATCAATAACCAATTGATTATCAATACCCACTTCTCCAAATTCGTTGACAATCACAGCAACTTTCTTGCCATGTTCGTGGGTGAGGATGCGATTTAACAGTGTTGTTTTGCCTGCTCCCAAGTAGCCAGTCAGAACAGTAACGGGGACTGAATCTGTTATTACCTCAGCAACCATGCCCTAGCCTCTTTCCTGTATAGATAATCATTATCGCCTATCTTAATCGCTTTATATTTTAATGACGACTTGTTGCTGAATAAGATTCTGGAAAAATAACAAGAGAATGATGGTATTTTTTATACACTTAATTATTAGCACTCTAGCGCAAAAGAATAGCTTGAGCATTTCTTTATAAATTCTTAATGTTTGGAAAATCAAATATTATGATAATCATTATCATAAAGTAGAAATTACATTCAAATGGAGAAGCGTGGTGATTGCAAGTAACAAAACCTGCTTTCTAAAGCAGAAAACTCAAACAGGGAAAGCATTTGCGTCTATTGCAGTGAGCTTTTTAGTGACGACACCTCTAGTTCTATCCACCGCCTTGACATCAGCACAGGCTGATGAAGGTCACACTCACACTGATGAAACTGAATATTTTGTAGGGTTAGATACTTTGCAAGTTCTTACTAGCGGTACATACGCTGGATTGGAAAACCCTAACTACAATCGTCTGACCTTTCTATACGCACATCGCGAAGAAAACCCTACAACTAACCATTTCCATGGTATCGGTGCTTACAGCTATTCAGGCTCAAAAGACAGTCCGACTATTACTTCAACCAACACAAATAACAGAATTCCTGAACCATACACTCAACAATCGCCCCTGACATTATTACCAGGAACAGGAGTTTTTAGTGGTCGCTTAGTCAGCACTCCCACAAACGAGGAATATAGCAATCTAAAGACACAACCTGTGCTATCTCTGAAAAATTCTACCGAATCAGAAGACCAGTATCTGTTTAATAGCAGTAATAGGCGTTGGCAGGGGTCGCTTCAGGGAGCAACGACTGGTTTGCAACTGGTATCAATTAGTGACGGTTTAAATGTTACTGATAAGTCAGGGTCGAATCTATTTAACTCTGTTGGCGATATTTACACTGTCGGCAGTAGTGATAATTTTTACTTTAATCCTACATTTTGGACTAATGCGACTGCGCCACTAGGAACATACTCAGCGACATTCAAACTTATAGATAACGGTACTACTAATAACCGCACAGCTCTGGGCGAGTCTGGCACTTTCAGTTTTGATTTTAAAGTGGAGAAAGTGCCTGAACCTACAACCACAATTGGGCTAGGTGTTCTTGGGGTAGTCGCACTTTCTCTTTCTCGGCAAAGGAAGCGTATTGGTAACGAACGGATGAACTAAACAACAAGATTGCCGACTTCTTAGGAAAGTCGGCAATCTGAACCTTTAGCTTGTGGTGTGTTTAATTGAGAACCGCCATAATTTTATGTAGACAATAAAAAGTCCTGAACCGCATCAACCACAGCTTGTGGGTATTCCTCATGCATTCCCAATGAACCAGGAAGAACAACTGTTTCTACTCCGCTTAAAGTTTTCATTGCATCCATGTCTGCACGAGACTTGGAAGGACTAGATTCTCCAATGACTACCTTCAACGGGATAGACAAACCTTGAACAAGTGTTAAAAAATCAGCTTGGTTGTCTACAGGATCAAGGGTACCAGTGACAAATGCAGCAGGAGCATATCTTGCTCCGCTCTGTTGAGTATTGCGCCATTTATACTGAATGAAGTCGGGTGTGAGTTTAGCCGCATCAACGTAGACGTGACGACGGTACATAAACTTGAGGAAAGAGGGTAAGGTGTTGAGCTTGTAGAGAAATTGACCGATGAAAGGCGATCGCACCAAATCTTTGACCATCCCTCTTACTTGCTGATTTACCCCCATCACACGCAAAGGACCGCGCCAAGTTGGAGCTACCAAAACTATACGGGAAAACACTGGTGGTAATTGATTTGCCAGTTGCAGAACGTAACCTGCACTATGACCAGCGGCAACCACTGCGACTGGCGTATCTAATACGGATGTGACAAAATCTTCTAGAAATTGCTGATATAAAGCTGGTCCATAATTGACCCCAAAACGTGAAGATTGCCCAAAACCAGGCCAATCCACTGCTACAACTTGAAAATGAGCAGAAAGCAACTTGCCTATTTCGCCCATTTCTGAGCGCATCGAAACGGTGCTGAAAGCCGGGAGTAGCAATAGCTGTGAACCTTTTCCTAGAATTTCATAGGCAATACGCAATTGTTGGTTTTCGCACTTCCAGAAATATTCTCCAACAACTCCACCAATCTCACTTTTGGAAGATGCAGATAGTACGTTAGTTGACATAACAAAATATTTTATTATTAGATTTGGCTATTTGAGTTTTCTTATCAGTCAATAGTCTATAGTTGTATAGTTTTCTACTATCGACTATTGACTATTAACTATATGTTAGTCCTTAACGTTTAACTGAAATTCCAAAGCTTTTGTTTGCATGGTTTTAAAAATATTGTAAAATCCATTAGCTCGGGAGGGCGTTAGGCTGACATTTAGGCCAGTCTCTTGAATAAAATCTGGAGTCAATTGCAGAATTTCACCAGGGGTTAGTCCATTTAACCCTTCGACCAAAAGCCCTACTAACCCTTTGGTTAATTGAGAATCTGAGTCTCCCTGGAATATAAGTTTACCGTCTTCCGAAGTTGCTGTGATATAAACTTGGGAAACACAGCCAGAAACTTTGTTTTCTGGTAGTTTGTCAGCTTCTGGAAAGTCCTTGAGTCGCTGACCGTACCAGATAAGCTGTTCGTAACGTCTTTTGGGGTCAGAAGCCCGTTGAAAGCGTTGGACGATTTTAGCAAGGCTTGGTGGCAAAGAATCAATGGTAGAGGTCATAACAGAGGTCGGAACAATGAATCCACATCTTCTTGAGTTTAAATTATCTTCACAATAATTGCTCCTTGAGTGCGTTGTGAGCATAATGCCCTATTTGTTAAGCGTTAAGCGTTAAGCGTTAAGCGTTGCCCATTTTCAAGACAGGAGGAGCAGAACCAATTTATATTAAGCATTAACAACAAATGTTAATTATTAATTCACAAATAAACACCGGATTCAATTTGTTGATAATTAAATTTACATGAATATCTTCGATTTTGCTCATTAACAATTTTAAGGAGAAAGTCAGTTGTTAACATCTACTTTACTAGTAACCACTTTCGCTAGAACCCCCTTGGAATGGAGTCCTATAGTCGGACTAATTATGATCCTGTGCAACATCGCTGCCATTGCCTTTGGCAAATCTAGCATTAAGTATCAAAGCGTTGGTCCAGAACTTCCTTCACCCAGCTTTTTTGGTGGTTTTGGTGTACCTGCACTTTTGGCAACTACTGCTTTTGGTCATATTCTAGGTGCTGGTGTTATTTTAGGGCTACATAATCTTGGTAGGCTCTAGATTGTTGCCGAACTTAGAATTCACTTGATTGTTTTTTTGGACACAAAAGAGCCAGATAACATAACTATCTGGCTCTTTCATGCTTATTGGGTTCGCTTACTTCTATCTTGCCAAAGGGGCGAAATCTCGCATTGCTATGCAATCACAGTCATCTTAAGCCAAATTTCGGTAGACTGATAGTTCATCTACTCTCATTTCAAAAGGCATTCCTTGATTTTTGGGAGGACAGACGCGAATTTTTGCACTACTGACTATTTGCTGTAGCAATGCACCCATCGTTACAAGTTTCTGTAACACACGCCAATTTGTTACTTGATCTGGACACTCAATGACTAAAGTTAAAGTACTGATGTCAGTGGTGACGTACCATCGACAATTAGATAATAAATCTTGGATGTCGCGATCGCATCCTTCGTAGAAGTATCTGCTGATAGAATATTCAAGTTGCTGCCGCAGGATAATATCTGCCGATGTCAGTTGGACAGGGTGTGAATCTTCTTCGTGAAAAAAATGTTTCCTCTTCATCTCGTTGTCTCTCAATTACTCTCAGTATTTTTCAATGACCTTTGCATACATAAAGTACGTCTTTCTAAAAACTACTGATTTGCATCATCATAGAAAGCGCTAATACTACTACACCGAATATCCCAATAGCTGTTGAATCGATACATACTTTGTCCTAAAAAACTAGCAATTTAGATTGCACTTAGATAATTTTTGTAGTTGGAAATAAAATAAAAAATGACAGCACTATCTCTCGCAAAAGCTTAATTAAGACACAAGTTACTGACCTTGTGACTAAAATTACCTGCTTTCACAAACGCTTTCCTTAAAACCAGGCAATATTCTTTTATTCAGTTATTCACTGAACAAATCTTTATCTCGTCAAAATTCTCTGTTGGTATTACTTTTTCTACTGAGTGTAAGATATTCCAGAAAAATTTTGCAGAGATAACTTTTTTCTGAAAACGCCTGATTTGACGTTTGTTGCAAACAATTTGGTAAAATCTTCCCTGGTACAAGTCAAATTGCGGATACTCTAGTTGTTTTTACAAACTCGGAGTGCAGTTGCTTTATACCATCTTCAATAAATAATTGATGAGCTTCAAAATAATCAATCTGTTCTAGCAACGAAAGGCATTTTCAGCCTTAAACGTCTGACTTTCTTGCTTGAAACTCATAACAGATGGCATAAGCAGTCAAAACTCTTTATTCTCAATACCTAAATCCGTATTGAGAGCGAGTTTATCAACATCAAAATAATTGTAAGTCTCTATTGTGTAGATAAGTTGAAGCGGCAATAGCACCCAGATGATCTCCGCTATCCAAAAAGGAATACCTCACACTCCTTTATTTATATTTCCAACTAGACCTATAATAAGCGCAAAGAATAAAAAAAAAGAATCAAATTATACGATTATTCTAGAAATTTGAACTCTGTAAACTAGAATCAATAAATTCATGAATGAATAGTAGCAGTAAATTGCGAATAGTAGATGAGAAAAAATATCTACTATTATCTATTCGCCTACCAATTGACCGTTAATTCCGCACAGGGTATAAGCCCCCGGATTTATCCGACCGAACCAATCCAAAATCACGGCACGTACTACAACGGAATGCCAGACGTCTGGCTGTCGGGAAACCATGCACGGTAGTGACCCCAAAATCTAAGAGGATGTTTTAAAAGTGAATTTTGTTGTCATGCTGTTCGCTTCGCTGCGCCTTAGCGCATACGCAGCCAAGCGTAGTATAGACACGTAAGCGCAAGCGCACACCCAGAGGGCGAACGCGCAGTGTGTCGCTTTGCGACTCAGTGGCTTTCTGCAGGGTAGCATCTGGTGTATGTGTCGATAACCCTAGATTCTATGTCCTGCGGACACGTTGCGCTAACCTTACGCTGAGTCCCAAGGGGACACGCACTCGCGTTCGCTCCACTCAGAATGACAAGATTATACTTTCTTTTACTTTTGAAACAACCTCTAAAATCCAAAATCGGCTGACATCACCCAGATTGATATCATAAAAACCTTATTTTTTGCGAGCAACAATATGAAAAATATGCCAATGTTTCTCTTCTCCGATAGCTGTTTTTCCAGGATGGTCTTCTTCCTGTAGCATTTCTATTTCAAAAGGTTGCAGCAATATTTCTACTTGTTGAGTTGTATGGTGATTCATGGAAGTATAAATTGCCCAAGAATCACGGTTACCAAACAATTGTCCACAGAAACGACCACCAGAACGTAATGATGAAATAATTTTTTCCCATAAGCTAGGGAAAAATTTCGGTGGACAAAATGGTAGGGAAAAGCTGGCGTTTACTAAATCTACTGATTCTGGTAGCACTACGTCTTGAAAAAGAGCAACGCGAGTTTCCAGAAGTTGGCGATTAATATCTGGACGTTCTAGTAAACGCGCGATGGCTTCAGCTTCACCATCAATAGCCAAGACTCGCCAACCCCCACGTAAGAGTTCTACTGTATCTCGCCCTTCGCCGCAGCCCAAATCAACTGCAAAGCGTGAGTGTGGGACAGGTGTCTGGTGTTGGTTAAGACTTTCACTATCAAAACCTGCTAAAGCTTCAACTAAGGTCTCTCGTGGCGGACGACCCACAACAGCATTATAATATGCAGACCAATCGCGCTCAAAAACATTACCTTCTGATTGATAATTGTTTAAATCTGACATAATATATACAAGTTTGGAATTTAAACCATTAACCCATAGAGATAGAAGCAGATCTTATCTAAAAATTATCTGCTCTTTGATTGAAACAATAGTATAGCAATCTTAGAGGATTCCCAAAATTCTCTTGTTTCTCTGTGTTTTTTGGCGCCCAAGCCCCGATCGAGTTTGCATCCACTTGGGGGGAACTAAAGCAACGCAATGGTTTCCCAAAAGTTAGGTTTCAACGTGTAAAAAACAGAAGTAGGCAAGTTTGAGGAGTGATTAAGATCACAGATATGATAATTGCCGTTAATTAATCATTTTCTACGAAGCTAAAAAGCTTTGTCCTCTATAATCTCAATCTCGATTCAAAAAAAGATGTTATGGATGTTATCAAGTTACTAGTAGTTTTACGGAAGACAAGTATTTTTTGAGAAAGCTAATATTAACATGATAGTTGAAGTTGCAAGAGATAGTAGCTGGCTTTCTCCTGCAACCTCAATATCTGGAGCAATCAAATTCTCAGTTTGATTTTGGATGTGAGATGAGCAAGTAGGTAAATTTTGAAAGGAAAAAGGTAAATCCTATATTTATCTTTTTCCTTTTTGTTTTTTTGTATGATTTTCTTTTCTATTGTATCAAATCTAAAATGGATATTATGAGTTGATGAGTCAAAGGCAAACTATCAACCACAATTGCAGCGCAGAGCAACATCATATAGAAAATTGAGTAGAGAAATAGAGAACGTGCGAGTTGTTTATCATCAGGATTGTGCAATAGCACCCAAGCTTTTTTGATGAAAAAACCCCCCAATATAAGGGCGATGCAAGTGTAAACAGCACCTGTAACTTGAAGCGGATAGGAAAGTAAAAATGTAGTGGGGATAAGAAGCCAAGAGTACACCCAAATCTGGCGAGTTGCAGCAACATTACCCGCAACAACAGGAAGCATGGGTACACCAACTTTGGCATACTCATCACGGATCATCAATGCTAAAGCCCAGAAATGGGGAGGTGTCCACAAAAAGACAATTGCAAATAGCAGCCATGCAGCCCAGCTTAAAGTATCTGTTACCGCAGCCCAACCTACCAACGCTGGGATTCCACCAGCAGCACCACCAATGACGATGTTGGCAGGATTATGGCGTTTGAGTAAGTGAGTGTAGACGCCCACATAAAAAACAATACCAGACATTGTTAGTAGGGCACTCAGCAGGTTGACAAACACAGCAAGCAGCGTGAAGGATAGACTTGCAAGTGCGATCGCAAATATTAAAGCATGCGACGGCTGCACCCGACCAGAAACCAAAGGTCGGTGGCGTGTACGTTCCATTTGGTCATCAATGTCGCGGTCATAGATACAATTAATAGTCTGGGCACTTGCAGCTGCAAAAGTACCACCACAGACAGTGACAAGCAGCAATACTGGGTTAACATTTCCTTGAGAGGCAATCCACATACTACTAGCAGTTGTCATGAGTAGCAGGGGGATAATCCGAGGCTTTGTAAGTTGATAGTAACTGTGAATGACTTGTAGAAAGTTCTGATGGTGGCGTGTGGCGGTGTTCTCAATCATGATTGGACGAATTCCTGATTTGTTCACTCATCATCAATGCGGACATAAATTTTTTGAGCAAAATCCCAAGTTAGTGTCAATCGTCTTTCTCCTACTGTGATGACAAAACAAGGAAAGTGCTGTTCTACAGTGAAGGGAGTTCTTGGTGTTATCCCCATTGATATCAGTTCTTTGAGAAATTTTTCGTCCTTAATGTTGCAAAACTTGATGATTCCTGCTTATCCTTTTTTTAGCCATTATAGTGAAGAATTTTTCCAATTCATATTATAAAAAAAGAACAAATAAAAACCTGAAAATCCAGATGACTGACTTCTTATAAAAGCCGCTTATCTGGATTTTGATAAATTATTGAATATTGCTATATTAGCTTTTATTTTAAAATTTAGAGACGTAGTATACTACGTCTCTAAATAAGGAAATTAATTCCTTACAGTTTAAAAGACTGCAACAAGATATGAACTAGACCAAGTATGGTTCTTGGTTAGTCTTAATCGTGCAATCAGAACGTGGATAACTCACGCAAAGTAGAGCAAAACCTTTAGACATTTGTTCGTCATCTAAAAAGCTTTGATCTGATTGATCAATTGTACCTTCAACAACTTTTCCGACACAGCTAGAGCAAGCACCTGACTTACAAGAAAAAGGCAAATCTATACCGTTTTCTTCAGCGGCATCTACAATAGTTGTCTCTTCATCAACTTCAATCGTGGTATCTAGATCTTCTTTCTTGTTGAGTAATCTAACTTGGTATGTTGCCATTTTTTGATTCTTCTCACACGCGGTACAGTTAGGTTTTCTGACTTCAAGGGTGTAAGAAAGTCAAAAGTAAAAATAATTTTTTACTTTAACTTGGTTTAGTTACAAGGTGTACCTGCAGAAGAACAGTCAGCTGTTCTAAATGACTTTCCACAACCGCAGGTATCAGTAGCTTTGGGGTTGATGAACTTAAACCCGCTTTCCATCACTCCCTCGATAAAATCGATAACCAACCCTTCTAACAAGGGGGCACTTTTGGCATCAACATAAACAAGCACATGACCTTGTTCGCTGACTAAATCATTTGGTTGCGGCTGACTTATGACTTCCATCCCATACTCATAGCCACTGCAACCACCATCTTTGACAGAGATGCGGATACCTTTAGCTGGTGTATTGGTTTCGGAGGTCGCACCCCGCAGCAATGTTCGCAGACGAAATTCTGCTTTTTCCGTCAAAGTAACCGTCATCAATCCTCCTAATTGGAAAAAATTAGTTGTTGTTGTGATTTAAGGTGTGAATTTGTTTAGTGGTGATGAGTACAGTTATCGCAATCAGCACTTCAATTGGCACAGACAGGTGAAAAAATGAAGCTTACACTCAGGCAAAATAAGGCAATTAATGTTGCTAACAGTTGCCAGATCTGATTTACGATTTTTGCACTGACTTGAAACGAACGTATGGTAAACCCCAGAGGAATGAATGAAGACACCAAGATCACAATTATTTGTTTGCAACACTGGTGGTTTCCATGACTTGAGATTGCGAGTATCTCCAAGGCGCACTGTTACCGCATACAGGACAATCGCGATCGCGATGAGAACGGCGCTTGACAAATTCCATCCGGGTTAGATCCATTGTCAAAAGCTGTGACAACAAAGGTTGACTCAACCCAGTGATCAGCTTGATCGCCTCCAGTGCACTCAGACAAGCTAGTGTTCCAGAAACAGCACCTAGAACAGAAAAGCCACGCCTATCCCAATCAGGTTTTTCCGGAAATAAGCAAGATAGACAAGGAGTCACACCAGGAATAATTGTGGTCAAGTAAGCCTCCATCCCGTCCATTGCTGCTTCCACCATAGGTTTACGCCAGCGTACGCAAGCTTCATTTAACAAATCGCGCTCCGTAAAATTATGAGCGCAGTCAAGAGCCATGTCAGCTGATTGCACTAAGGAGTCTACATTTTCCGGGGTGACATATTCATGAACTGCTTCCACTTGGACATCAGGATTGATGGCTTGGAGAGTTTCTTGTGCTTTGAACACCCTAGGCTTGTCCACCCAATCGTGCGTCATCAGAATCTGACGATTCATGTCATCAAGCCGCAGGTCACCACCGCGAACTAAAATCAGCCGCCCAACGCCAGCTACTGCAAGGTATAGCGCCGCCGTACCGCCTAATCCTCCTACACCTGTAACGACAACCGTCGCTGACTTGAGGCGCTTCTGTGCTGTTTCACCAAAATTAGGAAGCATCATTTGACGACGGTAGCGTTCCAACTCGGTAGGCGTTAGGTCTACCATTTTATACCTCCTAATCTGATGTGATTTCTGTCAGCGTGACTACATTTTTCGGCTTCTGATTAAACACTTTGAACAGCTTTTGTTCTTGGGGTGTTGATTCAAGAAAGACCTGATAGGCTTGTTCCAAAGCCTCACGATATTTATTTAACTTATCTGAAATACTCAGGTCAGTATAATTCTCATCAATTTCCTTAATCAATTGAGAAAACTTTTTCAAAATATGCAGACGATTTACATTCACGAACTTTTGATCGTAGGGGAGTTGAAAAAACTGAAAATACTCCTCTGCATCTTCAAGTTTTTTGAATTGATCATAATCCCAGGTCATTTTCTCTGCT
This portion of the Brasilonema sennae CENA114 genome encodes:
- a CDS encoding CobW family GTP-binding protein, yielding MVAEVITDSVPVTVLTGYLGAGKTTLLNRILTHEHGKKVAVIVNEFGEVGIDNQLVIDTDEEIFEMNNGCICCTVRGDLIRIIGNLMKRRHKFDHLVIETTGLADPAPVIQTFFMDEDMREQLELDAVVTVVDAKHIWQHWDADEAQEQIAFADVILLNKTDLVPPEQLDELEKRIRGMNAMAKIYRTRESEVSMDALLGVKAFDLNRALEIDPEFLGEDAHQHDETVFSVALVAEGALNGDKLNDWMGELLRTQGPDIFRMKGILNIAGEDNRFVFQGVHMLFDGKPDRPWKEGETRKNELVFIGRNLDEAQLKQDFLACLA
- a CDS encoding SufE family protein, producing the protein MTSTIDSLPPSLAKIVQRFQRASDPKRRYEQLIWYGQRLKDFPEADKLPENKVSGCVSQVYITATSEDGKLIFQGDSDSQLTKGLVGLLVEGLNGLTPGEILQLTPDFIQETGLNVSLTPSRANGFYNIFKTMQTKALEFQLNVKD
- a CDS encoding all3515 family Zur-repressed PEP-CTERM protein → MIASNKTCFLKQKTQTGKAFASIAVSFLVTTPLVLSTALTSAQADEGHTHTDETEYFVGLDTLQVLTSGTYAGLENPNYNRLTFLYAHREENPTTNHFHGIGAYSYSGSKDSPTITSTNTNNRIPEPYTQQSPLTLLPGTGVFSGRLVSTPTNEEYSNLKTQPVLSLKNSTESEDQYLFNSSNRRWQGSLQGATTGLQLVSISDGLNVTDKSGSNLFNSVGDIYTVGSSDNFYFNPTFWTNATAPLGTYSATFKLIDNGTTNNRTALGESGTFSFDFKVEKVPEPTTTIGLGVLGVVALSLSRQRKRIGNERMN
- the psaK gene encoding photosystem I reaction center subunit PsaK, with product MLTSTLLVTTFARTPLEWSPIVGLIMILCNIAAIAFGKSSIKYQSVGPELPSPSFFGGFGVPALLATTAFGHILGAGVILGLHNLGRL
- a CDS encoding heme o synthase, whose amino-acid sequence is MIENTATRHHQNFLQVIHSYYQLTKPRIIPLLLMTTASSMWIASQGNVNPVLLLVTVCGGTFAAASAQTINCIYDRDIDDQMERTRHRPLVSGRVQPSHALIFAIALASLSFTLLAVFVNLLSALLTMSGIVFYVGVYTHLLKRHNPANIVIGGAAGGIPALVGWAAVTDTLSWAAWLLFAIVFLWTPPHFWALALMIRDEYAKVGVPMLPVVAGNVAATRQIWVYSWLLIPTTFLLSYPLQVTGAVYTCIALILGGFFIKKAWVLLHNPDDKQLARSLFLYSIFYMMLLCAAIVVDSLPLTHQLIISILDLIQ
- a CDS encoding WD40 repeat domain-containing protein: MNRPTLNSKQFEQQYSGTLSDYVTAIAWSPKGTTLAATSAAGEVVLWQDGDLTTLQTGKGESVNCAAFSKDGQFLAVGGQDGKVKIWRESELIATLENSPAWVDKLAWSPTDNHLAFSLGRYVQVWNADTREIVVTLNFDASSVLGIDWRDDGEYLAIGGYLGVKIWDSQNWDEDPYILDIPSVSVAIAWSPDGKYLASGNMDRSITVVESQMLSSDGEAQPWLMQGFPGKIRQIAWSELATQQGAPLVACSSVDGIVVWEKQADDSLGWEATVLTNHVDIIQAIAFAPKSFLLASAAADGWICLWKKAKEVSQILTGVSSGFSTLAWHPQGNQLAAGGENGELFVWSKTKRGQGFGNK
- a CDS encoding SCO5389 family protein, coding for MSLNVSVHLIEQAKAGQVNEADFVATIRESLPYAWSVVEGLAERLARGEEWANHAVAPPSEKARAQLLRMMGGDAIRGAVERYFGIKLAFQNCHSVAVFHPNRLDSAAYQDFISIKSQILNQTPELVDC
- a CDS encoding FeoA family protein, with product MIKFCNIKDEKFLKELISMGITPRTPFTVEQHFPCFVITVGERRLTLTWDFAQKIYVRIDDE
- a CDS encoding class I SAM-dependent methyltransferase; translation: MSDLNNYQSEGNVFERDWSAYYNAVVGRPPRETLVEALAGFDSESLNQHQTPVPHSRFAVDLGCGEGRDTVELLRGGWRVLAIDGEAEAIARLLERPDINRQLLETRVALFQDVVLPESVDLVNASFSLPFCPPKFFPSLWEKIISSLRSGGRFCGQLFGNRDSWAIYTSMNHHTTQQVEILLQPFEIEMLQEEDHPGKTAIGEEKHWHIFHIVARKK
- a CDS encoding alpha/beta fold hydrolase, with translation MSTNVLSASSKSEIGGVVGEYFWKCENQQLRIAYEILGKGSQLLLLPAFSTVSMRSEMGEIGKLLSAHFQVVAVDWPGFGQSSRFGVNYGPALYQQFLEDFVTSVLDTPVAVVAAGHSAGYVLQLANQLPPVFSRIVLVAPTWRGPLRVMGVNQQVRGMVKDLVRSPFIGQFLYKLNTLPSFLKFMYRRHVYVDAAKLTPDFIQYKWRNTQQSGARYAPAAFVTGTLDPVDNQADFLTLVQGLSIPLKVVIGESSPSKSRADMDAMKTLSGVETVVLPGSLGMHEEYPQAVVDAVQDFLLST